The following is a genomic window from Brachionichthys hirsutus isolate HB-005 chromosome 15, CSIRO-AGI_Bhir_v1, whole genome shotgun sequence.
GTAAACAATGAAATCACAAGATAACAATCATTTAGCGCCAACATGCTAACTGATCTGCACAGAGCACAATAATCTCCTGGGCTGCACACTGTCTTCATAAATTGTGTTTAATTCTGCTTTCaattagctgctaaatgctactGGTTGTTAGCTGCTTCAAGCTGCTAATTGCTACtagctgctttttgtttttaatcgtCCAGCCGTTGTTAAAGTGTCACACTTTCATCTCGTCCTGTAGCAACTATTTTTATGTACTCTCCATGACAGAAATCATTTCAGTTTGATTTAACGACACGTTTCGTGCTTGCTAAAGAAAGGAGATTTAATAATagggagaaagaaaatcaaCGTAAAACCCAGATACCAGCAGCAGGTTGTTTTAAAGCTGCATCCTCTCCTCTGGTTTCAGTCTGGAAGACATTTTTGGGACAACTTTgggaactaaaaaaaaaaatcacaggaGTTCAGGGCTGTCCACATACATTTGGCCATTGGCTATAGCTAGTTTCATTAGCGTTCACTCTCAGAGCATCTAGAAATCAGGTCCATATTGTCAGCAGCTCGTTGCACGTACATGGAGTCATCAGGCTAATTGTGTAGTCACGTGGCTAAAGGTCATACTTTATGCCGACGATGCAACAGTCTACGTACGAGTCAGTTGAGCTGAGAAGAAAACACTTCAAATAATGACTTTTATTTAACAGACGATGGCAGTTTACTGATGCTGAGAGCGGCGCCGTTCCACGAGGACGTCATTGTCAAATCCGGTTCCTACGTTTGCCCCGCTTTGCGTCCCATTTATTGACCGAAAGGTATATATTTATCATGgggaaatgttattttcttttgaCTAACTGACCTGTAAACTCTCTTAGACTCAGGAGGATGCTTTACGCGCTGCTGAGATTAAGACTCGCGGGATTCTACATCTACAGCGGACGTTAGCGCACCGGCAGCGAGAGAGTCGGGCATCTGAGAGCAGGGATCGCATCCCATCGGAACACATTTACCAAACGTCACCTAACTGAAAAGGCTAAAATTATTTCTGTCCGAAGCAGAGGTCAATCAAATGTTGTGTTTGTTATTTACTGCATTGCAACAAGTCCAGTCCAGTCACGTGGACGGGCCTCAAATCGggttcctcatcatcatcatcatcatcagctcacGCTCAGTCATGCAgcgaagacaaacaaacataacgATAAGCTTTCGGATCTGACCTGAGGCGGTATGACCCCGTGCTGGCAGTGATTGGTGATCAGGAGTGATCCATGGGTTCGGTGGTGTTGCTCTGCTCAGCATCCTGGCTCTCCATATCCTCCAGTTCTTCCGACTTGTCATCGGATTTGCTCGTCGTCGCCGCGCTTCCTGTGGTGGGAGGTTTGAGGTTGACCGCGGATGTCGATTGGCCCGCGGTCGTCTTTGCTCCGCCCGTTTCCTCCCGACTGGGGGAggagctctgctgctctctgaggTGGCGCTCCATGGAAGCCTGGATGGAGGACACcatttcctgcagcttcttccGCTGCTGCTCCATCAGGGTCGGGTCCAGGCCGCGACCGTCCTTCATGGTGACGAAGCCCGGAGCCATGCGTACGAGCTCCCTGGTGGTGTCCTCTGGGATGTCCGACAGGTCCGGGGGTCCTCGGGACACACTGGTGCTTAGATCCACGCCGCTGCTGTGCTGGCGCGTAATAGGCCGGTGTTCCGCGGGGGAGGAGCCGCCGGCACTGCCCAGAGAGTGGCCTTTACCCTGGAAGGCGGTGACGCTTTGCAGCTGCTCCTTCTTCCGCACGGCGCCGCCGCTTCCCAGTCGAAATACGCCGTGGGACGGACTCCCCTCTCTGCTGCCCCTGGTGGAAGCCTCGGTGCGTTGCTGGACCAGAGTTTCCTTCACCAAGTCCTCCACATCAGGGCCGACGGGGAAGTGACCGGCGGTGTCCACACAGAgctccagacgctcctccgCTGCGTTGTAAACGAACGTCTTCCCCGTCAGGCGAGGCAGCGTGCAGTGTTTCCCGTCCATCAGGCCTGAGAGAGGGAACGAACAAGATCAGCTGTCCAGACACGCTACAGAACGTCCTACTAGAACCGTGTAACAACCCAGAGAACGTCCTACTAGAACCGTGTAACAACCCAGAGAACGTCCTACTAGAACCGTGTAACAAACCAGAGAACGTCCTACTAGAACCGCGTAACAACCCAGAGAACGTCCTACTAGAACCGTGTAACAACCCAGAGAACGTCCTACTAGAACCGTGTAACAAACCAGAGAACGTCCTACTAGAACCGTGTAACAACCCAGAGAACGTCCTACTAGAACCGCGTAACAACCCAGAGAACGTCCTACTAGAACCGTGTAACAAACCAGAGAACGTCCTACTAGAACCGCGTAACAACCCAGAGAACGTCCTACTAGAACCGTGTAACAAACCAGAGAACGTCCTACTAGAACCGCGTAACAACCCAGAGAACGTCCTACTAGAACCGTGTAACAAACCAGAGAACGTCCTACTAGAACCGCGTAACAACCCAGAGAACGTCCTACTAGAACCGTGTAACAACCCAGAGAACGTCCTACTAGAACCGTGTAACAACCCAGAGAACGTCCTACTAGAACCGTGTCTGCAGGCTGCCAACAAGCCTCTCTGATGGTGTCGATTGCCCGTTTAGGTTCTTTAACGCGTGACAAATAGGGAAGAATGTGTTGCTAAGTTGCTAAGAACAAACTACAACAACCAGAACGCTTCACTACTGTGGGACTACGACAATCAGACGGCCAGCCCGTCGTCCCCGGCGTCACGGCGTACCCATGTCTTTCTTTACTATGTTGTAGAAGACGCCGCCCTGCTGGAATAGATGTGGTAGCTTCTTCGCGTAGGACCAGACATCCTCACCTGGAAGAGAAGCACCGAAAATAATCAATAGTTTCGGCCTCAGTCGAGCCAATATggcgaggaggcggggccacacTCACCCATCAAAGTCGCCAGGAGACACAGGGAGGACACCTCGAGGTCGATGCTCTCCTGGAGCTCCCGGCGGCTCGTCCTTCCGGACGTCACGGCGTCTTCGCTCTTCACCGCGTGCGAACTGGAGGCCCGCGGgacggaggaggcggggctcctCTCCCCGGGGGCGCGCAGGATCTCCACCGTCACCCTGTCGCCGTGCTGCAGCGCCACGGGCTCATTCTCCTCGCCGTCCTTCGGGGGCGCCAGCTCTTTGGGGGGGAAGCCGTAGCGGATGCACTGCTGCGCCGGCGGGACGCCGAACTGGCCGGCGACGCCCCTCTGCAGCTCCCGGAAGGTCGTCCGGGCCTGCAGGGTCAGCGTGGCCTGCCTGCCGTCGCTGGTGGTCACGCGGATCTTCTTCTCCTTGTTGGACGAGGAGGGGGATTTGGTGGGCGTGGCCGGCgctgaggaggacgaggacgtctCCGGCGACCCGCCGGGGGGGGACGTCCGGCCGTGTCCCTTCTGCTCCCGCTTCAGCTGGTCCGTCCGCCGCTTCTGAGCGACGACGGCGTGCTCGCTGATGCTCTGTCGGACGCCGCGCTCCGCCCGGCTCATCGTCAGCTCCTCCTTGTGGAGCGTCTTCGCCTTCTGCCCGGTCAGGATGATCTTCGTGGGCGGCGCCTCCGCGACGTCGGAGAGGCGCTGGACGTGGGCGCCGTCGACGGACACCGGGTTGTACTCGCCCGGGTTCTTCTTGGCGGTGTGATGCAGGATGGTGGCGACGACTTTCTGCACCAGGATCTCGCTCCCGAACTCGCCCGGGAAGTGCTTGGTGACCAGCCTCATGGCCACGTCGTACACGTTGCTGTCCAGCGCCGGGTCCGCCTCGTACTGGAACCAGTACACGGTCTCCCTGACCACCCGGCCGCCCCACTCCAGCGTGATGGGGAACGCTTCGGGGAGGTTGTCGTACTCCCTGCCCTCCCAGAAATGCTTGAAGCCGCAGCCGCACTTCCCGCCGAGGGAGCGGGCGTTGGTCCGGTCGCCGTCCAGGTACGCCACGGAGCCGTCGCCGTGGACGTGGCGGACCGACGTGCCGTGGCACCAGTTGCAGGTGTTGAGGGAGCTGAGCTTTAAGTCCGGCACGAGGGCGTCCCTCTGGGGGTCGTAGGAGCAGACCACGTCGCTGAGGGGGAAGCTGTAGTTCTTGTCCGGCCGCAGCTGACCGTGAGTGGACTTCGCCAGGTTGTAGAGCTTCCCGCCGGCGACGAGCCACTCCGGCGGGACGTGGAGCTCGGAGAGGGCGCCGCAGATCAGGCAGCGGTGCAGCCGGTTCTCCGCCACGGACTTCCTCGCCGCTTCCGTCACTTCCTCGGGCTGGATCCCGATGACGCCGGTGCGCCGGTAGACGTACTGGTGCACGTCGGCCACCAGCGACGGGTGGATGCCGTGCTTCTCCATGAACACCTCCTCCATGGCGTTCACCAGCCGCATCAGATACTTGTCCTGCAAGCTGCGGTCGCCGCCGATCACGCAGCTGGCGTCCGCTTCCAGTTTGACGTACTTCCTGATCAGCTCCTGAGGGACGCCCCAGGCCTTCGGCAGCAGGCGGGCCGGCAGCTGCGGGAGGAGCGTGTCCTTGATCCCCACCAGGGGGATGTAGTGGTTCCGGCCGGAGCTGCTCCAGGCGATGCAGATGGGCTTGTTGAGCTCGCCGTCCCGCCCCCTGCACTGCTCCTCGGCCACCAGGCCGGGCAGAAAGGTGGCGGAGTAATCCCCGGAGCTCCTCATCCCGCTCAAGGAGTCCAGCAGGATTATGGGACGGTGGAGGACGTTAGCTAAGCCAAAAATGTGGATGTTGCGTAATCCGAGAGGCACGCCTTCCGGCGGGACGAAGAGCGGATCGCACTCGTTGATGATGTCCTCCCACTCGGCGACGTCGATGAAGTCGTGGAAGAGGGCCTTGTAGCGGCCCAGGTTCTGCTTGAAGTTCTGCTTGAGGTTCTCCCTCAGGGCGTGCCAGAACAGCTCCCTGCCCACCAGGGCTCTGGACACGGCGTGGACCAGGCAGTGGCCGTCTCCGTCGACGTGGACCGGGATGAGACACTCCCTGTCGCCGTTggccttcttcacctcctccagggtgTCGTGGAGGTAGATCAGGCTTCCTGACCGGTCTTTTCCGTAGCCCATGGTGGAAACGTGATCCGGTTCGATCCGGAAGGCTCTGTCCCCCAAGAGCGAGCAGTCAAACATCTCCCCTTGGTTCATGTCCCTCAGCAGCTTGGCTTTGCCGGTCTGCTTGTCCATGCCGTACCGGGTGAGGACCGGGGACAGGAGCTTGCAGTGGTAGTTGGACAGCCCCATCACTTTGACCAGCTCCGTGCCTTTCTTGGGGGCCCCCGTGACGCCGAGCAGGGCGTTTCTGAGCAGATTGTGAAGCACAACATCCGGATCGGTCACCTCCTCTACACTTAGCAGGTTTTTCTGCTCGTGGCGTTGTCCACATTCCGTGCACTCGATGCTAATGGACCCGTAAGCGGGGAAGAATAGCCTCGCCTGGCATTTCGGGTCCGGGCAGGTACCGGACAGAATGCGCTTGTCTTTCTTCTTTGAGCTCTGCAGCAGCGACATGTCGGAGGAAAAAGACTGAAAGTGCGCGTCGGCCTCACGGGAACATGGTACTCACTCTCCGGCGAGGCTGTCAGGCGAGCTAGCTTAGCTAGTGAGAGCTATTTGCCAGAATAGCACAAGAACAACACGGAAGCggcagggttttttttcctctaaCAACAGACGACGCTCAACGTCATGACGTCATGACGAGGCATGTGGGGCGTGTAGTTTCACTGTGGAATTACTGATGACATTTGCAAAGATAAGTCAAAATTAccacatcttttctttttctgtaacATTAACAATTTAATACTTGATGGtggacatttaatttaaaacccATCTATGGTTAAATGCTCGGAATAATCGGTGTTCCCGTTCAGTCGACTACACTTACCAGAATGCAACGCGCGACAGGGACGTTTCGTTGTGCCAGGAAGTCAATAAGACGGAATAACTGTAGAAAAGATTGATTGTTTTTCGCTTAATAattcccaaaatgttttttgaaaGTTAATTTCAGACCTCCGGAGACAAGCTAATGTCTTAGTGCTTTGTTTGATTTGCGTAATACGACGAGCGCACACGACTCTCGCGAGAGTTTACGTTGCTATTTTAGCAAGTAGCCTACTGAGTAACTGAAGCGGACTGTTACTAAACCGACATGTTGTTGACTCGTGACACAAACAGCTTTAGCAGCAGTCATctctgatgacgtcacagacCAACCTGAGCGACCGGGATGCTTCGGGCGGCTCTCGTTGGTACCGGAAGCTGAAACCGAGCTGCGGGAA
Proteins encoded in this region:
- the vcpip1 gene encoding deubiquitinating protein VCPIP1, with the protein product MSLLQSSKKKDKRILSGTCPDPKCQARLFFPAYGSISIECTECGQRHEQKNLLSVEEVTDPDVVLHNLLRNALLGVTGAPKKGTELVKVMGLSNYHCKLLSPVLTRYGMDKQTGKAKLLRDMNQGEMFDCSLLGDRAFRIEPDHVSTMGYGKDRSGSLIYLHDTLEEVKKANGDRECLIPVHVDGDGHCLVHAVSRALVGRELFWHALRENLKQNFKQNLGRYKALFHDFIDVAEWEDIINECDPLFVPPEGVPLGLRNIHIFGLANVLHRPIILLDSLSGMRSSGDYSATFLPGLVAEEQCRGRDGELNKPICIAWSSSGRNHYIPLVGIKDTLLPQLPARLLPKAWGVPQELIRKYVKLEADASCVIGGDRSLQDKYLMRLVNAMEEVFMEKHGIHPSLVADVHQYVYRRTGVIGIQPEEVTEAARKSVAENRLHRCLICGALSELHVPPEWLVAGGKLYNLAKSTHGQLRPDKNYSFPLSDVVCSYDPQRDALVPDLKLSSLNTCNWCHGTSVRHVHGDGSVAYLDGDRTNARSLGGKCGCGFKHFWEGREYDNLPEAFPITLEWGGRVVRETVYWFQYEADPALDSNVYDVAMRLVTKHFPGEFGSEILVQKVVATILHHTAKKNPGEYNPVSVDGAHVQRLSDVAEAPPTKIILTGQKAKTLHKEELTMSRAERGVRQSISEHAVVAQKRRTDQLKREQKGHGRTSPPGGSPETSSSSSAPATPTKSPSSSNKEKKIRVTTSDGRQATLTLQARTTFRELQRGVAGQFGVPPAQQCIRYGFPPKELAPPKDGEENEPVALQHGDRVTVEILRAPGERSPASSVPRASSSHAVKSEDAVTSGRTSRRELQESIDLEVSSLCLLATLMGEDVWSYAKKLPHLFQQGGVFYNIVKKDMGLMDGKHCTLPRLTGKTFVYNAAEERLELCVDTAGHFPVGPDVEDLVKETLVQQRTEASTRGSREGSPSHGVFRLGSGGAVRKKEQLQSVTAFQGKGHSLGSAGGSSPAEHRPITRQHSSGVDLSTSVSRGPPDLSDIPEDTTRELVRMAPGFVTMKDGRGLDPTLMEQQRKKLQEMVSSIQASMERHLREQQSSSPSREETGGAKTTAGQSTSAVNLKPPTTGSAATTSKSDDKSEELEDMESQDAEQSNTTEPMDHS